The Pseudomonas sp. HOU2 DNA window GCGTCCCGAGTTTGCCGAAATGGGCGAGGCGATGATCGAACAGTGGACTTCCGGCCTGCAACGCAGCTTGATCAAGGGCTGATGTTCAGCGCAGCTGATCGCGAAACTGCCCCGGCGTCATCCCGGTCCAGCGCTTGAACGCGCGGCTGAAGCTGCTGGTGTCGGCAAATCCCAGCAGGTAACTGACCTCGCTCAACGAACACTGTGGATCGCGCAGGTGCAGCAGCGCGAGGTTTTCGCGGCTCTCGTTGAGCAGCGTGTCGAAGCGACAGCCCTCATCCGCCAGATGCCGTTGCAGGCTGCGCAGGCTCAGGTGCAAGGCCTGGGCGATGCGTTCGGCGCTGGGTTCGCCTTCGGGCAGTTGTTCTTCGATGGCGTCGCGCACCTTGCGCTCCCAGGTCAGCGGTTGGAGCTGGGCCAGGGTGCGCTTGAGCACCGCTTCGTTGTGTTCGGCCAGTTCCGGGTTGGCGTCGTCGAGGTGGCTGTCGAAGTCGGCGAGGGCGAATTCCAGGCGATCTTCGGCGCAGGAGAAATGCACCGGAGCGCGGAATACCTTGTGCCACTGATGTGCATCGGACGGTTCCGGGCGGCGCAGGTACACCGCCAGCGGCGCGTAATCGCGACCCAGGCGATTGCGGCAGGTGCGTACGTAGATCGCGGCAAACGCGTCGATGGCTTCGAAGGCCGGCGCCGGATTGCCTGACGGAATTTTCAGACGAAACAGATAGCGGTCATCGCTGCGGCTCAGCTCCAGTTCCAGCGCATCGCTGACCACCGGGTGATAACGCACGATGCGTTCGAACACCTCGCGCAGGCTGCCGCTGGCCACCAGCGCGTAACCGAGCGCATGGAACGTGGTCGGGCTGACGAAGCGCGAGACCCGCAGGCCGATCGCCGGATCGCCGCTGAACTGCACCGCCAGTTGCCACAGGCGCGTGGTGCCGGACAACGGATACCGCGCGTTCGGGTCGTCCATCAACTGCGGATCAAGCCCGGCCTGTTGGCACAGGCCGAGACTGTCCAGCCCCAGCGCATCGAGTTGCTTGCGCAAGGCACGGGTCCAGCTGGCGAGCGAGGTCGGTTCCTTCATGCTGATTGGCGCTTCCGGTCAACAGGTTGGCGTTCACGGCTACCATCAATAAAGCTTTCGCAAGGCAGGATGCGAACATCAATAACCAGAGGATGGAAGCATGGACCGTACTTCTGCAAGTCCCCAGCGACACAATGCTGCCCAGCGATCAGCGCATATTCGCGAAGTGGTGCTGGCCAAAGGCGTCGAACTGCGTGAGCGTTACCCGATCCTGCAGCATCAGGATGCCCTCGGTGCGGGCATTCTGACCGTTGCTCTGGCCGGGATGATCGGTTCGGCGACGTTGTACATCACGGGCCATATGGCGTGGTGGGTGTGCCTGTTGCTCAACGCGTTTTTCGCTTCCCTGACCCATGAGCTGGAGCACGACCTGATCCACAGCATGTATTTCCGCAAACAACGCGTGCCGCACAACCTGATGATGGGCCTGGTGTGGCTGGCGCGGCCAAGCACGATCAACCCGTGGATTCGCCGTCATCTGCACCTCAATCACCACAAGGTCTCCGGCACCGAAACCGACATGGAAGAACGCGCGATCACCAACGGCGAGCCTTGGGGTTTTGCGCGCTTGCTGATGGTCGGCGACAACGTGATGTCGGCGTTCATCCGCATGCTGCGGGCCAAGACCTGGGCGCACAAGTTCAGCATCATCAAGCGCACGCTGAAGGTCTATGCGCCGCTGGCGCTGGTACATTGGGGCGCGTGGTATGTGTTTCTCGGTTTTCATGCGGCGAATGGCATCGCCTACCTCATGGGTTCGCCGATTGAATGGTCGGCGACCACGCTGTCGGTGATGCAGGTGATCGATATCGCGGCGGTGGTGATCATTGGCCCGAACGTGCTGCGCACCTTTTGCCTGCACTTCATCAGCTCGAACATGCATTACTACGGCGACATCGAGGCGGGCAACGTGCTGCAGCAATGCCAAGTGCTCAATCCGTGGTGGTTGTGGCCGCTGCAGGCGTTCTGCTTCAACTTCGGCAGCAGTCACGGGATTCATCATTTTGTGGTGAAGGAACCGTTTTACATTCGCCAGCTGACCGTGCCGGTGGCGCACAAGGTGATGCGCGAGATGGGCGTGCGGTTCAATGATTTCGGCACGTTTGGGCGGGCGAACCGGTTTGTTCGCAAGGATGAATTGGTGCAGGAAGAGGTGCGCACTGCCCGGGCGTGATAGCTGAGTTTGAGGGCCTCATCGCTGGCAAGCCAGCTCCCACAGGTTTCAGTGTCATTCAAAGGATTTGTGAACGACATCGAACCTTGTGGGAGCTGGCTTGCCAGCGATAGCGGTGGTTCTGGCAGTATCAATCCGGCTGAAATGGCGAAGCACTCAAAATCACCCCGGTCTCCTCCACATATTTCTGCCAATGCCCGATCAACGTGCTGAGCTTGTCCGGCTGACTCAAGGCCAGATCATGAATTTCCCCCGGATCACTGCTCAAGTCATAAAGCTGCCAGGTCGCCGGCCCCACCGGCCCGGGGATCCACACCGCTTTCCACGACCCCTGACGAATTGCCCGGCGCCCGAATAATTCCCAGCCAGTAATGGTGTGCTCGTCATGCACCTGCGCCGTCTCGCCGGACAAAAAGCCCAACCAGGATTTGCCACGCAGCGGCGCCACCGGTTTGCCGTGCCATTGCTTGCCCGGATGGCGCACGCCGGCCAGATCGAGAATCGTCGGAGTGATGTCCATCACCGTGCCAAAGCCGTGGCTGATCTGCCCTTTGATCGGCAGTTGCGGATAGTGCAGCAGCGCCGGTACGCGAATCCCGCCTTCGGTGGTGAACGCCTTGAACAGCCGTGACGGCGCCGTCGCCACCTGCGCCCAGCTCGGCCCGTACCAGACGTAGGAATTGGCACGGCCGATGTTGTCGAGGCTGTTGTCGTAATGCTGATTTAGGTAGGTCAGCAGTTCCGGGCCGAACTTGGGGAACGCTTCCAGCAGCGCGCCCTCGGCGCCGTTATCGGACATGAACAGGATGAAGGTGTTATCGAGCTGCCCCTGCTGGCGCAGGTAATCGACCACCCGGCCGATGTTCCAGTCCATGCGCTCGACCATCGCCGCGTAGACCTCCATGGCCCGCGCGGAAATCTGCCGTTGCTCAGCGCTCAGCGCAGTCCATTGCGCATTCAGTTGAATCAGTGGATGCGGCTCGATATCCGGCTCGATCAGGCCCAGCGTCTTGAGTTTCTCCAGGCGTTCGAGACGCAAGACTTCGGGACCGGCGTCGTAACGGCCACGGTATTTTTCGACGATGTCGGCCGGTGCCTGCAACGGCCAATGCGGTGCGGAGAACGGCAGATAAGCGAAGAATGGCCGGCTCTGATCGCGCTCCTTGAGAAACTGCAGCAGCTTGTCGCCGAAGGCATCCGACGAGTAGAAATCCTTGGGCAGCTCATCGATAAAGGTGTCGTCTTCGATGTACAGCGCCGGAGTCGATTTCAGCAGGCCAGGGGTGTGTTCATCGTAAGTCGGCTCGAAACCATAGTGGTTGGCCGCACCCGGCAGCAACGAGAACGAACGCTCGAAACCGCGGGCCTGCGGCGCCAGTTCAGCCGTCAGGCCGAGGTGCCATTTGCCGCTCATCAACGTCTGGTAACCGGCCTCGCGCAGCAGCTCGGGCAGGGCCACAACGCGGTCGTTGAGATAACCCTCGTAACCCGGTTTGCCAATCAGTTCCGGAGTCAGCGCTTCGGCCATGGTGCCGATGCCGGCGATGTGGTGATCGGTGCCGGTCAGCAGCATCGAACGGGTTGGCGAGCAGGTCGGTGCGGTGTGGAAATCGGTCAGGCGCAGGCCGTTGCTGGCCAGAGCATCCAGGTTCGGTGTGGCAATTTCGCCACCGAAGGCGCCGAGGTCGGAGAAGCCGAGATCGTCGGCCAGAATCACCAGAAAGTTGGGGCGTTGCGGCATCGATAAAGCTCCTCTCAATAGGCAATGAACGACAGCGGCAGATCGCGGATCTGCACCGGCAGGCTCGGTTGATAATGGTCGTCACTGGTCAGTTCGTGCAGCAGCTCTTCGCGCAGTTGATGGAAGTCGAAACTGCTGCGCTGACGCGGGTGTGGCAAGGCGATGTCTACCACTTGCTTGATCCGTCCCGGACGCGGCTCCATCACCACCACGCGATCGGCGAGGAAGATCGCTTCTTCGACGTCATGGGTGACGAGGATCGTGGTGATTTTTGCCCGGTCACGGATCGCCAGCAGCTCGTCCTGCATCTGCTGGCGGGTCAGTGCATCGAGCGCGCCGAACGGTTCGTCGAGCAGCAGAATCCGTGGACTGGCGACCAGTCCGCGAGCAATCGCCACGCGCTGGGCCATGCCACCGGAGAGCTGATGCGGATAGGCGCGGGTGAAATCGCGCAGGCCGACCAGATCGATGAAATCGTTGATGCGCTGCTGCTTTTCGGCATTGCTCAGCGGCTCGTTGACCAGGCCCAGACCGATGTTGTCGGCCACGGTCAGCCACGGAAACAGACGGTGCTCCTGAAACACGATGCCACGCTCGCCGCCGATGCCGCTGACGGCTTTGCCATCGACGCTGATCTGCCCGCGAAACTGCGTATCCAGACCCACCAGCAAACGCAGCAAGGTGGATTTGCCGCAACCGCTAGACCCGACGATGGCGACAAATTCGCCCTCGGCGATGTCGAGGTTGAATTCGCGAATCGCCTCCAGTTCGAAACCGTCGACGTCGAAGGATTTGCCTACGTGGGTGAAGCTGACAATCGGTGCGTTCATGCGTGTCTCCAGCGAGTGGCGCGAATTTCCAGGCGTTGGCCGATGAGGTTGAGCAGGGCGCCGGTGAGGCCGACCAGCAGCATCCCGGCCATGATCAGGTCCATGCGCAGCAGTTGTTGGGCGCCGATCATCTGACTGCCGATGCCGCCGTTGGACGGCATGAAATATTCGGCGCCGATGGTGCCGAGCCAGGCGTAGATCAGGCTCAGCCTGAGCCCGGCGAAAATCCCCGGCGCCGCACCCGGCAGCACCAGACGGCGCAGGCGCTGACCGAGGCTCAGGCGCAGCACCTGCGCGGCTTCGTTGAGTTGTGGCGAGAGGTTGGCGACGCTGCGCTGAGTGGCGATGAACAACGGAAAGAACGCGGCGAGGGCGACG harbors:
- a CDS encoding AraC family transcriptional regulator; its protein translation is MKEPTSLASWTRALRKQLDALGLDSLGLCQQAGLDPQLMDDPNARYPLSGTTRLWQLAVQFSGDPAIGLRVSRFVSPTTFHALGYALVASGSLREVFERIVRYHPVVSDALELELSRSDDRYLFRLKIPSGNPAPAFEAIDAFAAIYVRTCRNRLGRDYAPLAVYLRRPEPSDAHQWHKVFRAPVHFSCAEDRLEFALADFDSHLDDANPELAEHNEAVLKRTLAQLQPLTWERKVRDAIEEQLPEGEPSAERIAQALHLSLRSLQRHLADEGCRFDTLLNESRENLALLHLRDPQCSLSEVSYLLGFADTSSFSRAFKRWTGMTPGQFRDQLR
- a CDS encoding fatty acid desaturase, translating into MDRTSASPQRHNAAQRSAHIREVVLAKGVELRERYPILQHQDALGAGILTVALAGMIGSATLYITGHMAWWVCLLLNAFFASLTHELEHDLIHSMYFRKQRVPHNLMMGLVWLARPSTINPWIRRHLHLNHHKVSGTETDMEERAITNGEPWGFARLLMVGDNVMSAFIRMLRAKTWAHKFSIIKRTLKVYAPLALVHWGAWYVFLGFHAANGIAYLMGSPIEWSATTLSVMQVIDIAAVVIIGPNVLRTFCLHFISSNMHYYGDIEAGNVLQQCQVLNPWWLWPLQAFCFNFGSSHGIHHFVVKEPFYIRQLTVPVAHKVMREMGVRFNDFGTFGRANRFVRKDELVQEEVRTARA
- a CDS encoding arylsulfatase; amino-acid sequence: MPQRPNFLVILADDLGFSDLGAFGGEIATPNLDALASNGLRLTDFHTAPTCSPTRSMLLTGTDHHIAGIGTMAEALTPELIGKPGYEGYLNDRVVALPELLREAGYQTLMSGKWHLGLTAELAPQARGFERSFSLLPGAANHYGFEPTYDEHTPGLLKSTPALYIEDDTFIDELPKDFYSSDAFGDKLLQFLKERDQSRPFFAYLPFSAPHWPLQAPADIVEKYRGRYDAGPEVLRLERLEKLKTLGLIEPDIEPHPLIQLNAQWTALSAEQRQISARAMEVYAAMVERMDWNIGRVVDYLRQQGQLDNTFILFMSDNGAEGALLEAFPKFGPELLTYLNQHYDNSLDNIGRANSYVWYGPSWAQVATAPSRLFKAFTTEGGIRVPALLHYPQLPIKGQISHGFGTVMDITPTILDLAGVRHPGKQWHGKPVAPLRGKSWLGFLSGETAQVHDEHTITGWELFGRRAIRQGSWKAVWIPGPVGPATWQLYDLSSDPGEIHDLALSQPDKLSTLIGHWQKYVEETGVILSASPFQPD
- a CDS encoding ABC transporter ATP-binding protein, whose product is MNAPIVSFTHVGKSFDVDGFELEAIREFNLDIAEGEFVAIVGSSGCGKSTLLRLLVGLDTQFRGQISVDGKAVSGIGGERGIVFQEHRLFPWLTVADNIGLGLVNEPLSNAEKQQRINDFIDLVGLRDFTRAYPHQLSGGMAQRVAIARGLVASPRILLLDEPFGALDALTRQQMQDELLAIRDRAKITTILVTHDVEEAIFLADRVVVMEPRPGRIKQVVDIALPHPRQRSSFDFHQLREELLHELTSDDHYQPSLPVQIRDLPLSFIAY